The following DNA comes from Magnolia sinica isolate HGM2019 chromosome 18, MsV1, whole genome shotgun sequence.
ATGATATACCAATTTGCCTCTTAATTCGCTAGGCGTGCATCAAAAACAAATCCCAAAGCACAACactatgattcttttttttcagAAATAGGGTCCTTTTTTCATGACTGAGAAAGCAGGGTGAGTGAATAACAACCTTCACAGTCGCAGACGTGCTGCCAAAGATGAGGAAGCTTAATATCACGATATAGTGGTTAAAATCCAATAGCATCGCTTGTTTTATGTACACAATGGATAACAAAACCACCCTCAATTCACACTAACCAGCATCCTCCAATATTCTGTTGAGTTCAACCCTCCAGCTATCTAAATCACTGGCAACCTTTATAACAAACACGGCCCAAGAATCAGCATCAAGTAAAAACCCTCCACTCAACATAGATATGGAAAGAACCTTCACAACCTCCTCTTCCATTCCTGCCAGGTAAAGCCCATCAACCAACATTGAGTATGTAAACTTATTCGGTGTGCACCCTTTTTCTAACATCTCCTCCAAAACCTTAACACCCTCCCCAGCCTTCCCCAACTTACAAAACCCTTTAATCAACAAGTTATACGTAAATGCATTTGGCACACATCCTTTCTCCACCATGTCGTCCCACAACCGCCCAGCCTCCTGCAACTCCCCGTGCTCGCACATCCCCGATATAAGAGTGTTGTATGTCGAAGCGCTCGGTATAGATCCTTTCTCAAACTCATCAAACAACTTCCTCGCATCCCATACTTTCCCCTTCTTACAAAGCCAATATATGAGCGCGCTCGAGATTGCATTATCCGGAGTGCAATTCTTCTTCAAGAGCTTCTTCCATATTTCACATGCATCTTCAACCTTGCCCTCCTCACAAAGAACGTCTATTAGTCTACAAGCAAGTGCCGAGCTTGGTATATACTTCTCCTCAAGCATATCATCGAGTAAATTCAAAGCCTCTCCTGCTTTCTTTTCTTTACAATATGCCTCGATCAAAACACTATAGGTAACATCATTTGGAGCGACACCATTCTCTTCCATCTCGTCCATGACCTTAACACCGTCAATCAATCTTCCCTGCCTACAATACCCATCGATCAAGATTGTGTACGTGATCGCATCTGGGATCCATCCTCTATCAAGAATTTCATCGAAAACCTTCCGGGCACCGACAAGATCGCCTCCAGCACAGAGACCCCCAAGAATCGTAGTGTAGGTCACAACATTTGGGACCATCCCCATGCCAGGCATTTCATCGAGCACCTGGAAGGCAGCTCCGATATCGTTCTTTTTACAGAGCCCTTTTATCAGAATATTGCAGGTGAAGACATTTGGAACAATGCCGAATCTCTTCTTACAGCTCTTGAAAAGTGCATAGACTGTATCGAAGCGCTTGTTTTGTATCATGGCATTGAGAAGGGTATTGAAAGAACGTACCGACGTCTCGACACCGAATTCCCTGATACGAATGAAAGTCTTCAAGGCCAATTTCGGGCGGCCTGCCAGGCCGTAGTTTCGGATGACCGCGACGAAGACGTTCTCACCGCAGCGGATGCGGGAGCGCTGGAGGTCAGAGAGGAGAGTCTCCATGGGGGAGAAGGCGCGGGCGCGGGCGAGCTTCTCGATCATGGTGTGGTAGGTGTCATAATTATGGGAGAAGTTAGGGTGGAATTTGCCAGCGTGTTCGAAGATTTGAAGAGCAAGGTCAAGGTTCTGCTGGCGGGAGAGCATGGTGACAAGGCGCTTTGGGTGGAGGCGGGTGGGCCAGGGCTTGATGGGTGGTGTGACGGTGTAGGATTTGAGGAGGTCTGATTTGGAATTGATGGTGGAGAGTGAAGGGTGAGGTGGGGACAGAGCGGGATCGACGGTGGGGGTGAGATGGTGGAAGGAGCGGACCAGGGAATGGAGGGGTGGGATTGGTCTTCTTTTGAGGTGGTAACGTTGGAGCATGCTTATTTTCTTGTATTAttactcttagggcctgtttggatgcctgtaatttgggtaagtgggaagtgacttacagggaagtcacttacaggtggtgtttgcgagagaaaattcacctgtaagtgacacttacaggcaaatctaccaaaaacctgcagggggatgggggtgagaagtcacttacaggcacaacggtcggatttttaaaacgaggggaagagggagaaacgcaccaacccaccaagAGGGTATTGAAGCTTTCGTCTCTCCATCCCAActgtctctccctctctgcaatctgtCTCTCTTTccccctctctgcaatctctctctctttctccctctacaatctctccctctccctctctgcaactaccgctctccctctctcctcctCCCCCAAGACGGTCGGGCTTTCATCGCAACctgttttttgctttttttttttttccttaaaaacgGGAGTGGTTAGGTGTTACTAATGTGGAGGCATGCTCGCCTGCGCACCTGCGCACGTGTACAACATTACACACGTGTCATTTGACtgtaatccgaacggtccatatgaTGGAGAATACCATGAAACTCTCTGAGACTGATTTTCATCCTAAATTAAAACTATGGTGGACCATAAAAAATGGatatgaaaatcaagggaggaaactgtaagttttttcatggcccacaaaagttttggatcaaagtaaaagttggctCCTGGGGGTTTCATGGAGTTTTACATCaagtggatggattggataagcTTAAAACATTTACAGTGAGCCtaaatgagtttactcagtacaataaaagtATACCCAGTCAGGCAATCTGATTTCGTTAAAGGCCTGTTCTTCAATGGGTGTTACCcatgccgtggggcccaccttgatgatgtgttatatatctactCCGTACATCCGtttctccaactcattttaggacgtggtcccaaaaattaagcacatccaaatctcatgtggaccccaccacagctGAGTAATTAATGGAGCCATTGGCTGTGTTGcctgtttctaatggtgtggtccacctgagatttggctctGCTCGAGTTTTGGGATTTCATCCTCAAAATGAAGTTAAAAAACAGATGGCCAGCctggaaataaaaaatattcatGGTCAGCCTGGATATAAAAACAGATGGAGCGTGGATATAATGGTCAGCTGTTGGTCTCTTGGTTCATGTCTCCCCATTAGACATTGAGCCGTTGATTCCTATCTTTGGAGCACGGATACTTGCTGTAAGAGTTTCATATCTGAGCGTTTTTGAGACATGGGTACCTCTCAATTTTatcatttctttttattttcatcGTACAGGGTTTAGATTCATAAGATTGTTGGTCATTTGATCGTCCTGATCCAGTTGGCCAACCATCAACAAACCATCGTGCAGTTTGCTGTTGAATTCAATGCCGATCAATCTGCAAATTTGTACATTAATGCTTATTGTGGTTTGTTTGCTGACTTCTCCTGTCTCATTTCAGAGGATTCCTGGGCTAACAATCTTTTTAGTGAATGACTTCATGGtgaatgtctttctatagtcttaaATCAAATAGTCAGCCTAGCTCATATAAATATATTCTAAAATGAAATAGCTTTTAGTTCAAAAAtacacttctttttttttgttaaagaaGACATTGTTAATATACTTTGATTATTATATTTGTTATTAATGTTTATAAGTTTATTCTCAttgtttaaattgagttattgcttcatattatatatattttgaatttaTGGGCCTACttttatgacccacttgatgagtagttTGACCTAATAATTAGCTCAAATGTTCATTTtgatgggcttaataaaatgACATATTTAATCTTATTCATTCTTATATGAtcataacattttgaaacaattccTTAATTCAAGATTTGCTCGGTGCAAATATACAGTTTTTCACATGTAGGTAACTTACAGATTACCTAAATAGAAAAATtaacttacttgtaagtgacttacaaatTATATCCAAACAGCTTCCCTATAAGTGACTTTCACTTATAAGTGATTTTCAAAAAGGGTTTG
Coding sequences within:
- the LOC131232880 gene encoding pentatricopeptide repeat-containing protein At5g16420, mitochondrial, whose product is MLQRYHLKRRPIPPLHSLVRSFHHLTPTVDPALSPPHPSLSTINSKSDLLKSYTVTPPIKPWPTRLHPKRLVTMLSRQQNLDLALQIFEHAGKFHPNFSHNYDTYHTMIEKLARARAFSPMETLLSDLQRSRIRCGENVFVAVIRNYGLAGRPKLALKTFIRIREFGVETSVRSFNTLLNAMIQNKRFDTVYALFKSCKKRFGIVPNVFTCNILIKGLCKKNDIGAAFQVLDEMPGMGMVPNVVTYTTILGGLCAGGDLVGARKVFDEILDRGWIPDAITYTILIDGYCRQGRLIDGVKVMDEMEENGVAPNDVTYSVLIEAYCKEKKAGEALNLLDDMLEEKYIPSSALACRLIDVLCEEGKVEDACEIWKKLLKKNCTPDNAISSALIYWLCKKGKVWDARKLFDEFEKGSIPSASTYNTLISGMCEHGELQEAGRLWDDMVEKGCVPNAFTYNLLIKGFCKLGKAGEGVKVLEEMLEKGCTPNKFTYSMLVDGLYLAGMEEEVVKVLSISMLSGGFLLDADSWAVFVIKVASDLDSWRVELNRILEDAG